In Buchnera aphidicola (Brachycaudus tragopogonis), the following are encoded in one genomic region:
- the ihfB gene encoding integration host factor subunit beta, translating to MTKSELFERISEKKNNISNKIIECAIKEMLEHMAMSLAKGKRIEIRGFGSFSLHYRPSRIGRNPKTGKTVKLNARYVPYFKPGKELRNRTNVYK from the coding sequence ATGACAAAGTCAGAATTATTTGAAAGAATCTCAGAAAAAAAAAATAATATCTCAAATAAAATAATAGAATGTGCTATAAAAGAAATGTTGGAACACATGGCAATGTCATTAGCAAAGGGTAAAAGAATTGAAATTAGAGGATTTGGGAGTTTTTCTTTACACTATCGCCCTTCTCGTATTGGTCGAAATCCAAAAACTGGAAAAACAGTAAAATTGAATGCAAGATATGTTCCTTATTTTAAACCAGGAAAAGAATTACGTAATCGTACCAATGTATATAAATAG
- the rpsA gene encoding 30S ribosomal protein S1 produces MNESFAQLFEESLKEIKTRPGSIIRGTIISIEKDIILVDAGLKSESAIPAEQFKNSQGLIDVNVGDQVDVALDAIEDGFGETLLSREKAKRHEAWLILEQAHEKSETVTGIINGKVKGGFTVELNDIRAFLPGSLVDIRPVRETIHLEGKELEFKVIKLDQKRNNVVVSRRAVIESENSAERDQLLESLQEGMHVKGIVKNLTDYGAFVDLGGVDGLLHITDMAWKRVKHPSEIVNVGDEINIKILKFDRERTRVSLGLKQLGEDPWIAISKRYPENTKLSGRVTNLTDYGCFVEIEEGVEGLVHVSEMDWTNKNIHPSKVVSVNDVVEVMVLDIDEDRRRISLGLKQCKINPWQQFSETHKKGIHVAGKIKSITDFGIFIGLNGGIDGLVHLSDISWKTSGEEAVKKYRKGDEISAVVLQVDAERERISLGIKQLEEDPFNIYISNHKKGSIITGKIKFIDKKNAIIKLSEDIEGILKFSDVSRLHYEEFIKRYKIDSEILVKLSSFDRKNRIVYLAIHVLDEIEKKDLTVLSSKKINDDAFSNVMAEAFKAAKNTE; encoded by the coding sequence ATGAATGAATCTTTTGCTCAATTATTTGAAGAATCACTAAAAGAGATTAAAACTCGTCCAGGTTCAATTATTCGTGGAACCATCATTTCTATAGAAAAAGATATAATTCTAGTAGATGCAGGTCTTAAATCAGAGTCTGCAATTCCTGCTGAACAATTTAAAAATTCTCAAGGTTTAATAGATGTTAATGTCGGCGATCAAGTAGATGTTGCTTTAGATGCTATTGAAGATGGATTTGGCGAGACATTATTATCTCGTGAAAAAGCAAAACGTCATGAAGCATGGTTGATATTAGAGCAAGCTCATGAAAAATCAGAAACAGTAACAGGTATTATTAATGGTAAAGTTAAAGGTGGTTTTACTGTTGAATTAAACGATATACGTGCATTTTTACCGGGTTCTTTGGTAGATATTCGACCTGTTCGAGAAACAATTCATCTTGAAGGAAAAGAATTAGAATTTAAAGTGATTAAATTAGATCAAAAACGCAATAACGTTGTTGTTTCGCGTCGAGCGGTTATTGAATCAGAAAATAGTGCTGAAAGAGATCAATTGCTAGAAAGTTTACAAGAAGGTATGCATGTTAAGGGTATTGTAAAAAACTTAACAGATTATGGAGCTTTTGTAGATTTAGGCGGAGTAGATGGTCTTTTGCATATTACTGACATGGCTTGGAAAAGAGTTAAACATCCTAGTGAAATAGTTAATGTAGGTGATGAAATTAACATTAAAATTTTAAAATTTGATAGAGAAAGAACACGTGTATCATTGGGATTAAAACAATTAGGTGAGGATCCATGGATAGCTATTTCTAAACGTTATCCAGAAAATACTAAATTAAGTGGACGTGTTACGAATTTAACAGATTATGGTTGTTTTGTAGAAATTGAAGAAGGTGTAGAAGGTCTTGTGCACGTTTCTGAAATGGATTGGACTAATAAAAATATTCATCCATCTAAGGTAGTTTCTGTAAATGATGTAGTCGAAGTTATGGTTTTAGACATTGACGAAGATCGTCGTCGTATTTCACTTGGTTTAAAACAATGTAAAATTAACCCATGGCAACAATTTTCTGAAACTCATAAAAAAGGTATTCATGTAGCTGGAAAAATAAAATCTATTACAGATTTTGGTATTTTTATTGGTTTAAATGGAGGAATTGACGGACTAGTTCATTTATCTGACATTTCTTGGAAAACATCTGGTGAAGAAGCAGTAAAAAAATATAGAAAAGGTGATGAAATTTCTGCTGTAGTTCTTCAAGTAGACGCTGAAAGAGAGCGCATATCTTTAGGAATTAAACAATTAGAAGAAGACCCTTTTAATATATATATTTCAAATCATAAAAAAGGATCAATAATTACTGGTAAAATTAAATTTATTGATAAAAAAAATGCAATAATCAAACTATCAGAAGACATAGAAGGAATTTTAAAATTTTCCGATGTTTCCCGTTTACATTATGAAGAATTTATAAAAAGATATAAAATAGATAGTGAAATTTTAGTTAAATTATCTAGTTTCGATCGTAAAAATAGAATAGTTTATCTTGCTATTCATGTTTTAGATGAAATTGAAAAAAAAGACTTAACCGTTTTATCAAGTAAAAAAATAAATGATGATGCATTTTCTAATGTAATGGCAGAAGCATTTAAAGCCGCTAAAAATACTGAATAA
- the cmk gene encoding (d)CMP kinase — protein sequence MINKIPVITIDGPSGAGKSTLANMIAHQLNWSLLESGKIYRLLASFALNKNITIVEKNIISLANKIDFSLIKKKNIKYYYKSFDFNKVSEISSQLASYPNVRKILLEKQRSLRCFPGLIAEGRDMGTVVFPDAILKFFLQACLETRAKRRMLELNKNGYDISFKNLFIQMKNRDKRDENRLISPLCIPKNAIILDSTNMSLSEVIATLMEYILKKISIS from the coding sequence ATGATAAATAAAATTCCTGTTATTACTATTGATGGTCCTAGTGGTGCTGGAAAAAGCACTTTAGCTAACATGATAGCACATCAATTAAATTGGTCTCTATTAGAATCAGGTAAAATATATCGATTACTTGCTTCGTTTGCGTTAAATAAAAATATTACTATTGTTGAAAAAAATATAATTTCACTTGCAAATAAAATAGATTTTTCATTAATTAAAAAAAAAAACATAAAGTATTATTATAAATCGTTTGATTTTAACAAAGTTAGTGAAATATCTTCGCAATTAGCATCTTATCCCAATGTTAGAAAAATTTTATTAGAAAAACAAAGATCACTAAGATGCTTTCCTGGTCTAATAGCTGAAGGACGTGATATGGGTACTGTAGTATTTCCAGATGCCATACTTAAATTTTTTTTACAAGCTTGCTTAGAAACACGAGCAAAAAGAAGAATGTTAGAATTAAATAAAAATGGTTATGACATAAGTTTTAAAAATTTATTCATACAGATGAAAAATCGTGATAAACGAGATGAAAATCGTTTAATTTCTCCTTTATGCATTCCAAAAAATGCTATAATATTAGATTCTACTAATATGAGTTTATCAGAGGTGATTGCAACTTTAATGGAATATATTTTAAAAAAAATATCAATATCATAG